Proteins found in one Pseudomonas mosselii genomic segment:
- a CDS encoding DUF3509 domain-containing protein, protein MNNPFDQISAAFAPEYRVNLSIERLDGSIMLTLSDDSGVVARRLISQAQRNDPVRLQRVIDSIRLGLAIELGQNPLEVLAALTRTWHGEQRFPAAGSAN, encoded by the coding sequence ATGAACAACCCTTTCGATCAGATCAGCGCCGCCTTCGCCCCCGAGTACCGGGTCAACCTGAGCATCGAGCGCCTGGACGGCAGCATCATGCTGACCCTGTCCGACGACAGCGGCGTGGTCGCCAGGCGCCTGATCAGCCAGGCCCAGCGCAACGACCCAGTGCGCCTGCAGCGGGTCATCGACAGCATCCGCCTGGGCCTGGCCATCGAGCTGGGGCAGAACCCATTGGAGGTGCTGGCGGCCCTGACCCGCACCTGGCACGGCGAGCAGCGCTTTCCTGCCGCCGGCAGTGCCAACTAA
- a CDS encoding HPF/RaiA family ribosome-associated protein has product MQIQVNSSNHIEGNIRLDQWVRSTLQSSLERYEDDLTRIEVHLRDENGAKPGPHDKRCQMEARPKGHQPISVTHTATSLEHAVDGAASKLNHALEHFYGKLRSKRGALELSDPDA; this is encoded by the coding sequence ATGCAAATCCAGGTCAACAGCAGCAACCACATCGAAGGCAACATCCGTCTCGACCAATGGGTCCGCAGTACCCTGCAAAGCAGCCTCGAACGTTACGAGGACGACCTCACCCGCATTGAAGTCCATCTGCGTGACGAAAACGGCGCCAAGCCCGGTCCCCACGACAAACGCTGCCAGATGGAGGCTCGCCCGAAAGGCCACCAGCCGATCTCCGTGACCCACACCGCCACTTCGCTGGAACATGCCGTCGATGGCGCCGCCAGCAAGCTGAACCACGCGCTGGAACACTTCTACGGCAAACTGCGCAGCAAGCGCGGCGCCCTGGAACTGAGCGATCCAGACGCATGA
- a CDS encoding NADH:flavin oxidoreductase, giving the protein MSSNPLFQPFTLGSLDLPTRVVMAPMTRTFCPGGVPHDGVIEYYRRRAAAGVGLIITEGTTVAHKAANGYPNVPRFHGEDALAGWKRVVEAVHAEGGRIVPQLWHVGSVRRLGTEPDAAVPGYGPSGKEKDGQVQVHGMSREDIREVIAAFAQAARDAQAIGMDGVEIHGAHGYLIDQFFWEASNRRDDEYGGDLAGRSRFAIELIQAVRAAVGPDFPIILRFSQWKQQDYSARLVDTPEALAAFLKPLSEAGVDIFHCSTRRFWEPEFEGSELNLAGWTRQLTGKPTITVGSVGLDGEFLQFMVATDKVAKPASLEGLLRRLHNQEFDLVAVGRALLVDAEWARKVREGREDDVLPFSREALTTLA; this is encoded by the coding sequence ATGTCCAGCAACCCTCTGTTCCAGCCCTTCACCCTCGGCTCCCTCGACCTGCCGACCCGCGTGGTCATGGCGCCGATGACCCGTACCTTCTGCCCCGGCGGCGTGCCCCACGACGGCGTGATCGAGTACTACCGCCGCCGCGCCGCCGCCGGTGTCGGCCTGATCATCACCGAGGGCACCACGGTCGCGCACAAGGCCGCCAACGGCTACCCCAACGTACCCCGTTTTCACGGTGAGGATGCCCTGGCCGGCTGGAAACGCGTGGTCGAGGCCGTGCACGCCGAGGGCGGGCGCATCGTGCCGCAGTTGTGGCATGTGGGCAGTGTGCGGCGCCTGGGCACCGAGCCGGACGCCGCGGTCCCGGGCTATGGCCCGAGCGGCAAGGAAAAGGACGGCCAGGTGCAGGTCCACGGCATGAGCCGGGAGGATATCCGCGAGGTGATCGCCGCCTTCGCCCAGGCGGCGCGCGATGCCCAGGCCATCGGCATGGACGGCGTGGAGATCCACGGCGCCCACGGCTACCTGATCGACCAGTTCTTCTGGGAAGCCAGCAACCGTCGCGATGACGAATATGGCGGTGACCTGGCCGGGCGCTCGCGCTTCGCCATCGAACTGATCCAGGCCGTGCGCGCGGCCGTCGGCCCGGACTTCCCGATCATCCTGCGTTTCTCGCAATGGAAGCAGCAGGACTACAGCGCGCGCCTGGTGGATACCCCCGAGGCCCTGGCGGCGTTCCTCAAGCCCCTGTCCGAGGCGGGCGTGGATATCTTCCACTGCTCCACCCGGCGCTTCTGGGAGCCGGAGTTCGAGGGCAGCGAACTGAACCTCGCCGGCTGGACCCGCCAGCTCACCGGCAAGCCGACCATCACCGTGGGCAGTGTCGGCCTGGATGGCGAGTTCCTGCAGTTCATGGTCGCCACCGACAAGGTGGCCAAGCCCGCCAGCCTCGAAGGGTTGCTGCGCCGCTTGCACAACCAGGAGTTCGACCTGGTGGCCGTGGGACGCGCTTTGCTGGTGGATGCCGAATGGGCGCGCAAAGTGCGGGAAGGGCGTGAAGACGATGTGCTGCCGTTCAGCCGTGAGGCGCTGACGACCCTGGCTTGA
- a CDS encoding glycosyltransferase family 4 protein, translated as MSTPSLRITLVSETFPPEINGVANTLGRLSEGLRRRGHLVELIRPRQATDNGAGNDETLLLCRGWPLPGYPGLQWGEVSMHKLWRRWRRQRPDVLYIATEGPLGLSALRAARRLGVAVVSGFHTNFPQYSGQYGLGLLSRMLTHYLRWFHRRTAITLVPSVSQRLELERRGFERLGLMARGVDASLFTPARRSQALREQWGLGVDDIAVLHVGRLAAEKNLALLRPCMEALGKVYPQRRLRLVIVGDGPLRGQLEQQLPDAVFCGAQRGEVLAEHYASGDLFLFPSLTETFGNVVLEALASGLAVVAYDEAAAAQHIRHGHSGALAMPGDQAAFIDAACWLLEEGETLRRVRLNARQHASRQGWPAIVEQFEGYLYGACRQPQAAREQTPPLVIKPGSSAPHG; from the coding sequence ATGAGCACACCGTCCCTGCGTATTACCCTGGTCAGCGAAACCTTCCCACCCGAGATCAATGGCGTGGCCAACACCCTTGGACGCCTCAGCGAAGGGCTGCGCCGGCGCGGCCACCTGGTGGAACTGATCCGCCCGCGCCAGGCCACCGACAACGGGGCCGGCAACGACGAGACCCTGCTGTTGTGCCGAGGTTGGCCATTGCCGGGCTACCCAGGCCTGCAATGGGGCGAGGTGTCGATGCACAAGCTGTGGCGTCGCTGGCGCAGGCAGCGCCCGGATGTGCTGTACATCGCCACCGAAGGCCCGCTGGGCCTGAGCGCCCTGCGCGCCGCCCGACGCCTGGGCGTGGCGGTGGTCAGCGGCTTTCACACCAACTTCCCGCAATATTCGGGGCAGTATGGCCTGGGCCTGCTGTCGCGGATGCTCACCCACTACCTGCGCTGGTTCCATCGGCGCACCGCCATCACCCTGGTGCCCAGCGTCAGCCAGCGCCTGGAGCTGGAGCGCCGCGGCTTCGAACGGCTCGGCCTGATGGCCCGCGGGGTCGATGCCAGCCTGTTCACCCCGGCACGCCGCAGCCAGGCCCTGCGCGAGCAGTGGGGGCTGGGTGTGGACGATATTGCCGTGCTACACGTCGGGCGCCTGGCCGCGGAGAAGAACCTGGCCCTGCTGCGTCCTTGCATGGAGGCCCTGGGCAAGGTCTATCCGCAGCGGCGCCTGCGCCTGGTGATCGTCGGTGATGGCCCGCTGCGTGGACAACTCGAACAGCAACTGCCCGATGCCGTGTTCTGTGGCGCGCAGCGCGGCGAGGTACTGGCCGAGCACTACGCCAGCGGCGACCTTTTCCTGTTCCCAAGCCTGACCGAAACCTTCGGCAACGTCGTGCTCGAAGCGCTCGCCTCGGGACTGGCCGTGGTCGCCTACGACGAAGCCGCCGCCGCCCAGCATATCCGCCACGGCCACAGTGGCGCCTTGGCCATGCCGGGGGACCAGGCAGCGTTCATCGACGCCGCCTGCTGGTTGCTGGAGGAAGGCGAAACCCTGCGCCGGGTGCGCTTGAACGCCCGCCAGCACGCCAGCCGCCAGGGCTGGCCGGCGATCGTCGAGCAGTTCGAGGGCTACCTGTACGGCGCCTGCCGCCAGCCGCAGGCCGCCCGCGAACAGACCCCGCCACTGGTGATCAAGCCAGGGTCGTCAGCGCCTCACGGCTGA